Genomic segment of Mastomys coucha isolate ucsf_1 unplaced genomic scaffold, UCSF_Mcou_1 pScaffold5, whole genome shotgun sequence:
GCAGCCGCCTGTCAGGCAGGAAAGCAGCAGCGCTGGTGAAGAAGTCAAGGTGGTGGCCAAGGGACTTCCAGGAGATACACAGAGGCTCTATACTGGGGCACCTCTTCGTGGCTCCCCATTATCTGAGCTCCCAGGTAAGAGACACTGGCTAGAGGTGACAGGAtcgggaaaggaggggaagggcagCCGGGTCTCCTATCTCTGGCGAGGAGCCACAGCTCAGCATGAGCTCGGAGAGGAACGCCTTGGAGATACATTAGGCTGCTCTGCTCTGGGGATTTAGTCACCTCCTGTGTGCTCTTCCCCTGGGACCAGGCACTGGAGAAGTAGACTGACTGCACTGCTACTCGGTAGCATGGGGGCTAGGGGCTGCTGACTTACACATCAATTTAAACCCTTTCTATTCAGTGAGTTTAAAATAGGGCCCCCATGCTTGCTGAGCCTCCATTTCCCCAAGGATTAGGGCTGAGCCCTCCCTGGTTCTCAGGAAGGCTCAGAATAAGGTATGTCCAGCCTGTTCAATGGCCTCTGTCCCCCGGGATAGAGATGAACCGGCAGCAGAATAACCTACTTGGGTGCTGGACAAAGGCAGCAGTTTCCATGTCTTTTGGGGTTCTGACCTGCTCACTGCTGTGTGCTTTCAGGTCAGGATCGGCCTAGGGAGGGGTCTCTGTACCCACTTAGATTCTCAGGACCCCCTTGATCCTCCTTTGGCAATGATCTCTGAAAACTGAACCAGGGACATGCACCCCTAATTCAAAACCCaggtttggagaggagtttgtgACTGCACGGATGAGTTTTGGAAAAGACCCCAGGATTCTCCTCCAGACTGACCATTCTAATGGTTGCCCGAGACAGTTCTTCGGTTCATTCCTCGGGCAGTGAAAGCACAGCCTTCTTGGGAGGGCCTCAGGAGAGGAGGCTGCTAgcccctcctgcctcctgtccTCACACTGAGGTTCAAGTCCCCGTGAGACGTTCCTTCCAAAGCAAACACGCTGTTATCCAGTATGGAAACCAAGGGGAGGGCCCAGTGTCTCTGGCTCAGCAGAGGAAGTACACTGTGGCTTGTGTGGGGCTGGGAAGCTAACTCCTGTGCTAATACTGACAAGTGTGCAGCGGAGGGACACACGGGCTGCAGCAGTCCCTGAGCTCAGAGGGAGGCCCAGCTTCCATGGTACAGAAGAAGAGCTCGCTTAGTTTCTCATGACCACCAGAGCAGGAAGTCTTCTCCCTTGTCTGGAACACTTGGGGGCCAGGGCAGCAGAACCACCAAGGCTTCAAGCACCCACTTTTGATTCCAAACTGGAGCCCCAGAAGAGATGGAGTCCCTCAAACACTCAGCAGGGTACAGAGTGGGCATTTCCGCCCTGCTGGGCAGGCTCTGACCTCTCGGGTCTCTCACATCTGTTGATGATGTCTCATTTAAGATGCTCCTCAACAAGACAAAAGTGGCCGAGAGCCCCCATGACAAAACGGCAGGGTAATCGGTGATACTCTTATCAGGCACAGACACACTGCTGCCCTCATCCACGTGGGGGGCTCGGACGATCGAGTTTACAGAGGAAGTAGAGAAGCTGTGGTGCTGAGTTGCGGCTGTCTGGCTTATAGGACAGCCACTTACTGTACTGAACCTCCATGTCACACGCCACACCCAGGAACACCAATCAGTCCCTCTAGTTTGgccagtttccttctctgttgtGCTAGCCCTCTCTGACCACTGTGGAGCATCCACAGAAGGTTCCAAATCTGCTGGACAAGCAGCCTGGGCAACAGGTGGGCCTCAGTGGCAGCCAAGCCTGTCCCCCCTTCCTGGACCACAGGAAGCTACCATTTGCTCTACCAAACATGGCATTAAGAGAGGCTCTAggtgccggacagtggtggtgcacgcctttaatcccaggacttgggaggcagagacaggtggatttctgagttcgaggccagcctggtctacagagtgagttccaggacagccagggctacatagagaaaagaaactctgtcttgaaaaaccgagaGGTGGGGGGAAGGCTCTAGTTCCCCCAGGTTTGGGCATAAAGTATGGCTTAGAAATAATTGGGTGAACCTGGGACTGATCGTCCAGGAAACACAAAATTACTAGTAGCTTTGCTTGGCTTCACCCAAACCTAGGGGATATCCAGTCAACAGGGGCCAGCTCTAGAGCTCTCTCTCCCCTGACCACTGCTGGGGAACAAGGTCACCTGACAACCCCTGGTTATATTGGGCACCAAGTGTCTGTTGGCTCTGCTTTAAATAGCCCACTGGGAAGATGCCTGGAGACCTGCTGGAATGTGcctctttcttctttggagaaCAAGACCCCTTTGCTCCCCCTTCTGAAATGTGCTTGTTATGTTGGGTCAGagcttaaaataacaaaacatcaACTGCCAAGCAAAGAGGGTTCCTCTTCAGCCCTTTGAGGGCAGAGAGCATTGCAGCCCCACTTCTGCTGGTAAAGCAGACAAGACCTAATGCTCCAGGTTACATCCCAAGGCTGGCATAGGTGCCCACGTCCCACCTAGCTTCCAGTGGGGCTGACTATAGAAGCCCTGAGCACAAAGTCATGAGGCTGCCCATGCTAGGTGGTCCACATTCTTATTATAGAGAAGAGCTCAGGTGCATGGGGCACAAGTCTGCAGTTCTCCAACTCTACAAGCCATGCAGAGTGCAGAGAACAGTGGGGAAAACACATGAGAAGCTGGGAGTAACTCTGAGAGCTGGACCTTTTGATCAACAAATCCTGACTGCCCTGCACAGCAGGTCCAGCCCCAGCCTACTGCCTCTTCCTGCTCTGGGAACTGGATATTGCTAGACCCTTCAGCTAGACCTAGGCTCCCAAGCCCACCAACCCTGACAAGGCTGGCGCCTCTCTCACCCTAACCACTGTCTCTCTCTAGGTCTCAGGACGTGGCACACAAGTGAGAAAGCTCTCCTGACCACCaacctcctgcctgcttctgcttttaaGGAGTGTCTCCATTGGGTTCGGAGGCAATGTGGGCACAGTGCCAgtcaagctgaacaagccagaccaaacctaggtgaagagggagggtAAGCAACCACAGTCCTGGTTCTGAACCCCATGCACACTCTttctgggggctgggggaggaatgttccagaggtcccagggcaGGAGAGCGAATCCATCACTGTCCTTTTGCAAGCATGTTCCAGCTGGCTAAAGGCAGCATCTCCTTTGGTCTCACCAGAAGGAACGGTCTTAGGTTCACAACAGCAGGACACATGTATCTGTGCCTTTAGTGGCAACACATGCAGTTTTCAAAAAGCCTGGTGTGCCCTACTCTGGTGCTGATGAACAGATAACAATCAATGCCCCAGTTCCACAGAGGTGGTATTGACTGTGCTCAGCCCATGGGCTTCCAAATAGCTATAGTCTGGTTCTTACACAGTCAGGCAGGCCTCTATGAAGAGGATATGGGCAGCAGGAGGGGCACTGGCTAGGCTCATCTTGTCTTTTCCTGGCACCTGTCAGGCCTCACCCAGAGAAAGTTCCTGGAGCCAGGCCCCTCCCTAGGGCTTCTCACCTCCACTACAGCACAGAGATAAAGAGCCTGTCCACGCACAGGACGGGGAGGGGTTGAGATAGCATGACTGCAGCAGGTGATGGCAAATGAAGTTAGAGAAGGCACCACAGGACTGGCATGCAGCTCCATGGTACGTATTTGCCTTGTGAGGAAGGTCCCGGAGTCCATTCCCCACAGCACAAAAGTGAAAATAAACCAAACATACAACAAATTCAGAGCTGCACCGTGTACTTAGAAAGGAAATTCAGATATTTGGTAGCCGTGGTCCAGTTCCtgaagaagagcagcagccaggGCCTACGTGACTGAGGGGGACTCGGAGAAGGGTCAAAGGGTCTGGCCTTCTACACTGGGCAGCTATAGGCAGCCAGGCCTCTCACTCTCAGAGGCTGCACAACACAGGCAGAGAGCACATGTGTAGGATGACCCTATCACATGACCTGCAGGGTAGTTTTAGACCTGCTATGTGCCAGGCAGGAGTGCTGGGAGTGACCGGTGTCACACACCACAGCAAAAGGAACCACCTGCCCGGTTGAGACCTGGGCCAAGGTGACAATCATCAAAGATACGCCCATGGTCACCTGCTCCTACCCCTCAGGAAGAACCAGTCTGATTGAACTGGCACAAGGCTGTCCCTGTTCTTGTAAGGGGCGGAGGACAGATGTAAGGGCGGAGGCATTTATGTTCAAGGCCTCAATGCAAACTCTGCTGAGAACTCTGCCTAGGCTCTGTCCAGGAGCCCTGGACAGTCAGCACTCTGCATACAGGCCTTTTCTGGTTACAACAGAACAGGTCCAGGCCAGGAGGGGAAGAGTTGGTTAGCCAGTCCTATCTGGATGAGGCCTCCAGGGAATACTGTGTGGTCCTTCCTTGCTTACATGACAGTAATATGAGTGAAGACATTGGCCTGGGGGGAGAAGGGGGATGTTTTCTTGGGGACTTCAAGCCATAATCTCTCCTTCTACAGCTGATCCCAGCTAGAGTCCTCATGAACCTGTTCTTGGAGTCTGACTCTCCTCCCACACAGAATCCTAAGGCCTGTCTTGTCCCCCTGAGGGTATCTAAGGGAGGCACCTGAAAAAATCAGAGGCGGGCCAGGGAGCTGTGTCAGCTGAGGCACCCCAGCAAAAACCTAGTGCTGGTGTCTCAAGACAAAGGAACGCAACAGTATGGTCTTGCCATCTGATGGTCAGAACCTTCACCAACTGCAGCCTTATCCGACAGCCCCTCAGAGGCTCTCTCCAGGTCACGTTTGTCACGAGGCTTCCCTGCCTGGGGTGGCTCCAGCCAGGTGTGGGCTGAGGGCTCCGGCTGAGCAGACCTCCGTGACCCCGTCTCCCTCCCTGGGATGCACCCTGGTACAGGGCTGAGACAGACAAACCTGTTCTGCAGGCTATGGTGGGAGAGGCTGGTTCACTGGAGCTAACTCCCAGCCAGGGAGCAGCCCGGCAGGGACTCTGGGCTTCTCACTGTCTCTGTGGTTATAGACCGGCAGGAGCCCTACCAACATGGCAGCCACAGACTTTGTGGGGGAGATTCGCTCTGTGGGAGAGCGGCTGCTGCTGAAACTGCAACAACTCCCTCAGGCGGAGCCCGTGGAGCTCGTGGCCTTCTCCATCATCGTTCTTTTCACAGGCAAGTGGGGCATCTATCCTGACCCTTTAACTCTGTCCCCTCAGTGTCCCATAGGCTCTTCCCAATACCTGGGAGACCAACCCATGGTGCCAGCTGGAAGGCCGGCGAGTCTCCTTCAGATAAGGAGGAAAAGCAGTGTCCCAGAGGAAGCTAAGGGATTTGCCACATCCTCTGGCACTGCCTAAGTTGTTAGGCAGTACTGGGAACCGGAAACCACCAGGTGTCAGCCACAAGTTGAAAGGAGTCAAAAGGAGCCCAGAGGCAGTGGAGCAAGAGACAGCAGGACCCTCAGCCTCTCCTGTCCTTCAGTGGGTAGGGAGGGGGAGGTTCTCCAGGAGGGCGGGCATCACTTCTTTCCTGGCCTTTCAGCTCTGGGCCATTCTCTCCCCTCAGCTACCGTCTTAGTGCTGCTGTTGATAGCCTGCAGCTGCTGTTGTGtccactgctgctgctctgaGAGGAGAGACGGGAAGACCCCGGTGCGGCCCAGAAAACCCAGATGAGAAACAACAGCAAgaggagaagctgaagagaagctGGTCAAGAGCCTTCCAGTATGGTGACACAGGCTATCACCATGGCCACCTATTCCTCCAGACAACGGCTACCTGGCCCCAGTTCTGGCACTTCCCGGGGCGACAGGTCAGACATCTGGAGCCTTATCAAGGAAACAAGTGTTGTTCAATCTGCTGGTGGCACAGTGCTTAGCTGGAGCTGACTGTTGACACTAAGAACACCACC
This window contains:
- the Smim5 gene encoding small integral membrane protein 5, which gives rise to MAATDFVGEIRSVGERLLLKLQQLPQAEPVELVAFSIIVLFTATVLVLLLIACSCCCVHCCCSERRDGKTPVRPRKPR